One window of the Peptacetobacter hiranonis genome contains the following:
- a CDS encoding double-cubane-cluster-containing anaerobic reductase has translation MADYHKMWEDLGMDLETHDQLCEVLPQAFGDVYLSQENRPESMDYYDFVVSEIHGVRPAELVEHQKNGGKVFGTFCVYVPDEIVFAAKAIATGLCGGSQFWVPGGEKVLPSNTCPLIKASVGARLDRTCPFFRIADMYVGETTCDGKKKAWEILAEDVPVHVMDLPQMKREKDIKAWAEEIKDFKKVVEEVTGNEVTAESLGESIKLINDKRRALKRLYELRKNEKLPISGKDVLLISQIAFYDDPTRFTQMTNKLCDELEKRVEEGVSVFPEGTKRILLTGTPLAIPNWKIHNIIETSGGAVVCEEMCTGARYFENLVDETQTDLDGQIDALANRYMGINCACFTPNRARIDDIIRYAKEYNVDGVIDVNLKFCSTYDVEGFLVERELKKAGIPVLGIETDYTDSDAQQMRTRVSAFIEMLEK, from the coding sequence ATGGCAGATTATCATAAAATGTGGGAAGATCTAGGTATGGATCTTGAAACTCATGACCAATTATGTGAAGTATTACCTCAGGCTTTTGGAGATGTTTATTTATCTCAGGAAAACCGTCCAGAATCAATGGATTACTATGATTTCGTAGTATCTGAAATACACGGTGTTAGACCAGCAGAACTAGTTGAACATCAGAAAAACGGTGGAAAAGTATTCGGTACTTTCTGTGTTTATGTTCCAGATGAAATAGTATTTGCAGCTAAAGCAATAGCTACAGGTCTTTGCGGTGGTTCTCAGTTCTGGGTACCAGGTGGAGAAAAAGTTCTTCCATCTAATACATGTCCATTAATAAAAGCATCAGTAGGTGCTAGATTAGATAGAACATGTCCATTCTTCCGTATAGCAGATATGTACGTTGGAGAAACTACTTGTGATGGAAAGAAAAAAGCATGGGAAATATTAGCTGAAGATGTCCCTGTTCATGTAATGGATTTACCTCAGATGAAGAGAGAAAAAGATATAAAAGCTTGGGCTGAAGAAATAAAAGACTTCAAAAAAGTTGTTGAAGAAGTAACTGGAAATGAAGTAACAGCAGAAAGCTTAGGAGAAAGTATAAAACTTATAAACGATAAGAGAAGAGCTCTTAAACGTCTATATGAATTAAGAAAAAATGAAAAATTACCAATAAGTGGTAAAGACGTATTATTAATATCTCAGATAGCATTCTACGATGATCCAACTCGTTTCACTCAGATGACTAATAAACTTTGTGACGAATTAGAAAAGAGAGTAGAAGAAGGTGTTAGTGTATTCCCAGAAGGAACTAAGAGAATACTTCTAACTGGTACTCCTTTAGCTATACCAAACTGGAAAATACACAACATAATAGAAACTAGCGGTGGAGCAGTTGTATGTGAAGAAATGTGTACTGGTGCTAGATATTTTGAAAATCTTGTAGACGAAACTCAGACAGATTTAGATGGACAGATAGATGCCCTTGCTAATAGATACATGGGTATAAACTGTGCATGCTTCACTCCAAATAGAGCTAGAATAGACGATATAATAAGATACGCTAAAGAATACAATGTTGACGGTGTTATAGATGTTAATTTAAAATTCTGTAGTACTTACGATGTTGAAGGATTCTTAGTAGAAAGAGAACTTAAAAAAGCAGGAATACCAGTTCTTGGAATAGAAACTGACTACACAGATAGTGATGCTCAGCAGATGAGAACAAGAGTAAGTGCATTCATAGAAATGCTTGAAAAATAA
- a CDS encoding SigB/SigF/SigG family RNA polymerase sigma factor: MKSVAGAANYLDMDTKELFRLYSDNKDIDIRNILIERHLYLARILAKKYINKGVDYEDIYQVASLALIYAIDRYDISKGFEFSSFATPTIIGEIKKYFRDKVWTMRVPRRIQELSKKISNAKIAIEQEKKRHPSVKDIAEYIGCREEDVLEAMEASYSYQPVSLDASSGDDSEDDLTLSDRVGVEEKDFGNIEQKDFLNRFMQTLNELEVKILEDRFFHNKTQSVIATELNISQMTVSRLEKKVVEKLRKEYEKI, from the coding sequence ATGAAAAGTGTAGCAGGAGCTGCAAACTACCTGGACATGGATACAAAAGAGCTTTTTAGACTGTACAGTGATAACAAGGATATCGATATAAGAAATATTCTTATAGAAAGACATCTTTATCTAGCTAGAATACTCGCTAAAAAATACATAAATAAGGGTGTTGATTATGAAGATATATACCAAGTGGCTTCGCTAGCTCTTATTTATGCAATAGATAGATATGATATTAGCAAGGGATTTGAATTCTCTAGTTTTGCTACTCCTACTATTATAGGAGAAATTAAAAAATATTTTAGAGATAAAGTATGGACTATGAGAGTTCCTAGAAGAATTCAAGAGCTTAGTAAAAAGATAAGTAATGCTAAGATAGCGATTGAGCAAGAAAAGAAAAGACATCCGTCAGTTAAGGATATTGCTGAGTATATAGGATGTAGAGAAGAAGATGTTCTTGAGGCTATGGAAGCTTCATATAGTTATCAGCCTGTATCACTTGATGCGTCAAGTGGAGATGATTCTGAGGATGATCTTACTCTTTCAGATAGAGTTGGTGTTGAGGAAAAAGATTTTGGAAATATAGAACAAAAAGATTTTCTTAATAGATTTATGCAGACTCTAAATGAATTAGAAGTTAAGATTTTAGAAGATAGATTCTTCCATAATAAAACTCAGTCTGTTATAGCGACGGAACTTAATATCTCACAAATGACAGTATCGAGATTAGAAAAAAAGGTAGTAGAAAAATTAAGAAAAGAATACGAAAAAATATAG
- a CDS encoding ATP-binding protein, whose translation MTYETIKMEISSNPEYVSIIRLTTSGIANKIGFSIDDIEDMKVAVSEACTNAIKHSDDDKFFITFKMFESGICIEIKDNGKGCDVEAIKEPDLDMPKESGLGLFIIKTLMDEVSIESIENEGTVIRMTKYLGADI comes from the coding sequence TTGACTTATGAAACTATAAAAATGGAGATAAGTTCAAATCCAGAGTATGTAAGCATTATAAGACTTACTACTTCAGGAATAGCCAACAAAATTGGTTTTTCGATTGATGATATAGAAGATATGAAGGTTGCTGTTTCTGAAGCATGTACTAATGCTATAAAACACAGCGATGATGATAAATTTTTTATAACTTTTAAGATGTTTGAATCTGGAATTTGTATAGAGATAAAAGACAACGGTAAAGGTTGTGACGTTGAGGCTATAAAGGAGCCTGATTTAGATATGCCTAAAGAAAGTGGTTTAGGTTTATTTATTATAAAAACGTTAATGGACGAGGTAAGTATAGAATCAATAGAAAATGAAGGTACAGTTATTAGAATGACTAAATATTTAGGAGCTGATATTTAA
- a CDS encoding DUF3343 domain-containing protein: MKQYYVLFNNHENGMRLKKELNNAKIKAVIAPTPRKLSKCCGISLMIEEEDIESIRKIAEEKKIEILEIDWIEKDFNASRDRYC; the protein is encoded by the coding sequence ATGAAACAGTATTATGTGCTTTTTAACAACCATGAAAATGGTATGAGATTAAAAAAAGAACTAAATAATGCAAAGATAAAAGCAGTCATAGCTCCAACACCTAGAAAGCTTAGTAAATGCTGCGGAATTTCTCTTATGATTGAAGAGGAAGATATTGAGAGCATAAGAAAAATTGCAGAAGAAAAAAAAATAGAGATTTTGGAAATTGACTGGATTGAAAAGGACTTTAACGCATCTAGAGATAGATATTGTTAA
- a CDS encoding YtxH domain-containing protein, giving the protein MSGKKGGLMIFGAIVGFVAGLFLAPKKGSELRKDAKEKFEDIKENPEETVKNTFDSVKNRISTFSETLFEVDEDGYEDVDLEDENIVISRTFKEVEDDMDDDIVLDTDKEEEL; this is encoded by the coding sequence ATGAGCGGCAAAAAAGGTGGATTAATGATATTTGGTGCCATAGTAGGTTTTGTGGCGGGATTATTTTTAGCGCCTAAAAAAGGATCTGAACTTAGAAAGGATGCAAAAGAAAAATTTGAAGATATAAAAGAAAATCCAGAAGAAACTGTTAAAAATACTTTTGATTCTGTAAAGAATAGAATAAGTACTTTTTCAGAAACTTTATTCGAAGTAGATGAAGATGGATACGAAGACGTGGATTTAGAAGACGAAAATATAGTAATCAGCAGAACATTTAAAGAGGTTGAAGACGATATGGATGACGATATTGTTTTAGATACAGATAAAGAAGAGGAGCTTTAA
- a CDS encoding carboxymuconolactone decarboxylase family protein → MKDVRAMAEATSKGMADFAANKPEIAQGFGQFAGAVLSDGAVDLKTKELIAVGIAAFSRCEYCIVGHVNNAFKAGCTKEEILEAAGVAIAFGGGPASAYVATTLMDAVNEFEKDYK, encoded by the coding sequence ATGAAAGACGTAAGAGCAATGGCAGAAGCAACATCAAAAGGTATGGCAGATTTTGCAGCTAATAAACCAGAGATAGCACAGGGATTTGGACAGTTTGCAGGAGCAGTTTTATCAGATGGAGCTGTTGATTTAAAAACTAAAGAACTTATAGCAGTAGGTATAGCAGCTTTTAGTAGATGTGAATATTGTATAGTAGGACATGTAAATAATGCGTTTAAAGCTGGTTGTACAAAAGAAGAAATATTAGAAGCAGCTGGTGTAGCTATAGCATTTGGTGGTGGACCTGCTTCAGCATATGTAGCAACTACATTAATGGATGCTGTTAATGAGTTTGAAAAAGATTATAAATAA
- a CDS encoding STAS domain-containing protein → MSIKIDSSFNVEENVWNVALIGELDVSSAEVFKKSLNDLVDENSQNIKIDLDRLEYIDSTGLGVMVGVLKRLKVNGKGIYLSNPKSNVRKILEITGLDKIFNVEG, encoded by the coding sequence ATGTCGATAAAAATAGATTCATCTTTTAATGTAGAAGAGAATGTGTGGAATGTTGCTCTTATTGGAGAACTTGATGTTTCTAGTGCAGAGGTATTTAAAAAATCTCTTAATGATCTTGTTGATGAAAATTCTCAAAATATAAAAATAGACTTAGATAGATTAGAGTATATTGATTCAACTGGTCTAGGAGTAATGGTAGGCGTGCTAAAAAGATTGAAAGTCAATGGTAAGGGTATATACCTTAGTAATCCTAAAAGTAACGTAAGAAAGATATTAGAAATTACGGGGCTTGATAAAATATTTAATGTGGAGGGATAA
- a CDS encoding DUF948 domain-containing protein — translation MNAIGWQVCGVLLGVSAIIIAVYLAKTLNSASKTIDNANGLVTRATRIVDENEKDINNIINNVSSITDSVDSLVETVSSIGSYINIFGFIKKKRKNKKKKDK, via the coding sequence ATGAATGCAATTGGATGGCAGGTATGTGGAGTTTTATTAGGTGTTTCTGCTATAATAATTGCTGTGTATTTAGCAAAGACTTTAAACAGTGCATCTAAGACTATAGATAATGCAAATGGTCTTGTTACTAGAGCTACAAGAATAGTGGATGAAAATGAAAAAGATATAAATAATATTATTAATAATGTTTCATCTATAACAGATAGTGTAGACAGTTTAGTAGAAACTGTTAGCAGTATAGGAAGCTATATAAATATATTTGGTTTTATAAAGAAAAAAAGAAAAAATAAGAAGAAAAAAGATAAATAA